A window of Methanobacterium veterum contains these coding sequences:
- a CDS encoding DUF6773 family protein: MKAVKDERIEKIENKYGAHAFIIISALLISSALFKSLILNLPFKEYLTETIIFLIGIGYYAIRTANAGLFHTVKESKIYIIISFTVTSVVFGVLIGLINMFRYQNGQFNWLTMASMSLLAVEAFILISAAWAVFEWLSKRGEQKQFNEN; encoded by the coding sequence ATGAAAGCAGTTAAAGATGAAAGAATTGAAAAAATAGAAAATAAATATGGAGCACATGCTTTTATAATAATATCTGCATTATTAATTTCATCCGCACTATTCAAATCACTTATCTTAAATTTACCATTTAAAGAGTATCTCACAGAAACCATTATATTCTTAATAGGAATAGGATATTATGCAATTAGAACTGCAAATGCAGGTTTATTCCATACGGTCAAAGAAAGCAAAATATATATTATTATCTCCTTTACTGTAACTTCTGTCGTTTTTGGTGTTTTAATAGGACTTATAAATATGTTCAGGTATCAAAACGGACAGTTTAATTGGCTAACAATGGCCAGCATGTCACTTTTAGCAGTAGAAGCATTTATTCTTATATCAGCTGCATGGGCAGTTTTTGAATGGTTATCTAAAAGAG
- a CDS encoding helix-turn-helix transcriptional regulator produces MEAKCMKNKRMKIARVEKDLSQEQLAELVGVARQTIGLIELGKYNPSLNLCVAICKALEKTLNDLFWEE; encoded by the coding sequence TTGGAGGCAAAATGTATGAAAAATAAGAGGATGAAAATTGCAAGAGTTGAAAAAGATCTATCACAGGAGCAGCTTGCAGAACTTGTTGGAGTTGCAAGGCAAACAATAGGACTTATAGAACTAGGAAAGTATAATCCATCATTGAATTTATGTGTTGCTATTTGTAAAGCTTTAGAAAAAACATTGAATGATTTATTTTGGGAGGAATAA
- a CDS encoding DUF3892 domain-containing protein: MTEWGDYGISAVRYDGETRIDQVRVHKNNKGKVDNSEIWPRRDVIAALRMNFELITLIDNDQGQWVMGSKVVIDDVGGTDYIKTVKDSTARDNLDNLPRF, translated from the coding sequence ATGACAGAATGGGGTGACTATGGTATATCTGCCGTCAGGTATGATGGAGAAACCCGCATCGATCAGGTGAGGGTTCATAAAAATAATAAAGGTAAAGTGGATAACTCTGAAATATGGCCTCGAAGGGACGTTATTGCAGCGTTAAGAATGAATTTTGAGCTTATAACGCTCATTGACAATGATCAAGGTCAATGGGTTATGGGATCTAAAGTTGTAATCGATGATGTTGGTGGAACTGACTACATCAAGACAGTTAAAGACAGTACTGCGCGGGACAATTTGGATAATCTTCCCAGGTTTTAA